CTCATGTCCTTTAACCGTTGAGTAGTTGTCCTTAATTGAAGGAAGACTACGCCAATTTTGTGTGTGATTGATTTTGTAATTTCCCTGATTGATgaattatgatttcttttaccttattctGCTCCACTCCTAAactgctatatatactctcctttaCTCTCAGTTAAAGACATGAACACTAGTTCACCATTACTCTTACACTTTAAAAGCTCTCTGTTctttctgctacttgtgatcttcCTTAGTCttgccggctgtaagccaaggctaaaAACTGCACAACACATGTCTTACATCTTGTGTTCTCTTTCCCTAACTGGTATGCCTCTGATTAAATTTTTTAGAATCTAAGTGTTTCATTTCTGCTTTAGTTCAACAGTCATGAGTTCATTCCTGCTCCTGTTTACTGTTTATCCAGCATGCCTAATATTGCCTGGTCCAATATATGATTAGCATGTCTCAACTCTACTTGCCGGTCTACTATGTATCTAGCATACCTACTACTGCCTTGTTCAATATGTGATTAACATATCTCAACCATGCTTACTTGTCTACTATTTATCTAGCATGTCTAAAATCTTGTTTTGTTCAGTGTGTGATTAGCATGCCTACATTATGAATGTTTGTGTCGTATTTTGCCTAGTCTGTTCATTTAAGTCCTTTCCTACTCTGCTTTGCTAAGTCATCTAGTCTCTCTAGTTGTATGTTTGAGGCTTATATGTTCTCAACATCTTTGCTTCATGTCTCAATCACCTACCCTTGTAACTAACTTAATAGTTCTGTACATCTATTTGCTTCTGTGGTCCACTATACACTAAGGTGTATTCTATATATCCTCAACCCCTTTCTCCCTGTGTGTAACCTGCTTGCTAAGTGTTTCTGAATATGGTTTGTTCTGTGAGTTGTGTTTtgatttcaaagtgttttcatACTTTTCTCAAGTTGTTTTACTACCAAATTAGTACTGGGTTTTAGAAAATCTTTTCACCTTTAAGAGTCTTCTCTATATTGTTTACCAAAACTCTTTTCAAATCATTGCAGTCTCACCTACTCTTAGATTATTAAGTCCtgccctctggtatgtgtacttcTTAGAGGTCCTTGAAATCTCTTTACACTCTGGCATATCAGTgttggctcttccacactacacataaatcagtctttatttgagaaaggtctgggtgtgagcactgtcgggataggtccttagggaactttgacacacctgtACATGAACTTGGCTATGATATCCTCGGCATTTGAGACTATTGAAGGCCTGGTACACCAGGgtttgctttgggcctacttcaggctccctatagtttgaTTTAcattttatttatgtaattcattcaatcattggtctgtaataattgattgtaaacagatattggggtgactagtgaaaatgGAGGGTAGTTATATGGTACTGTGGGTAAagctgggtagataacatgcctatagggtttatttTGGTTCAAATGTGTCTTGTTAGATAACATGCGTATAGGGTTTACTTTGGTTTACATGTGCtgagtagataacatgcctataggatttactTTGGTTAAAATGTGTTttgttagataacctgcctatagggtttgCTTTGGTTGAAATAAGATCTGCCTACTTTACTTTACATGATTAgacgccatgcctatagggaataagATAATTAAGGTTCAGTTTTTTCGCTATAGCGTATATTCAAAGTTATCcctttagaaatcatgcatataggtttAATTGGTTGTCATACTTGCTCAGTCAGTATGTGTGTCTAATAAGAACTAATAGCAGTTTCACTTATTAGAGATAGAATTCACGTCCATAGGGTATTACCGTGTGCTTTAAGTGCTAAAACTGGAACCTCATACAATATCTTGTTaaatatcactagaaagcatgcctataggataaaaTAACTTCAAACTATTTCCTGGAATCGTGACTGCATATATGCacttaggcaagctttagggcaTTAAAATTGTAAAACCAATTCTGTTTATGTGTGAAATTATCCAGGCTTAACAAGCTATAAAACtagtaggcaaactggttaggattctgcCACTTTCTTTATGCATATCCTGAATTTGTAACAttcatctagataccatgttcttaggatttcTGAACCTCTTCACAATCTGTGTTTTAGACGTGCTATTTGTTTGCCTATATACTTGCAGAGGTAAATTTCAGCCTTCTAACTGTTTGtccctatttgcttgtcctatatgttatttgtttgtcgcctagattttacctttttaaaaaccttaggttgtctagaactgtcaagctttagaggtcctaaaattcctccaggaccataaggaagggacgggtagcagcatgcTTAGGGGgtcgttaattaaactcgcttatacAACCACTAAGCGGAGgttaatgggtagtaaaaggatatgatggcTTGTGCGCTAATGCGACGTGTAGCCcgtctcattgaggagtgattaccgggcattgcatgaGTATGATCTTGTAGgttaatcaacttaggacttccctttcccaattcccctatgtgtttaaattctataAACTTCCTCTCATTTACATATACATATGTAAGTTGTCCAAAcctctcttattttcattatctgaatttccttgatcatatatgAATTTGTATGTgaaaactacctttatttgcaaatgcATGTTAAAACTGTTTACTTGTTAAAgggactaattcacatagtttaagttcggccgcGACCCACCATTATTGTGACGACCCgtctagtcgtctcatgagttaccgctccgtttactcccatttctgcttctttatgctttgtttatccatgttatgtggtatcaggttggtcgaatatccggaatgattttggtaaggtttgagatacttagtcttttTTGGGGAAGctcaagttggaaaagtcaactggatattgacttatgtgttagagggctcggatgcgagttccgatggttcggttagctccgggaggtgatttgggacttaagagcgtgatcagaatgagttttggaggttcagagtagatttaggcacTTGTGTATttacgatatcatgctaaaatgaaggaaaatcttagccttaacatacctgtccCTGAAATTagttgaacgaatctgcttctacGAAATGTGAACGAAATTACACCTTAATTCCTTGACGAATTTTTTCTGCCTTGAACGATTTTGAACCAGAGAATGTATTTAAATTTTTAAGCTTGTTCCAACATTTTGAAGATTATGTTTTCCTAGTGCTTGATTTCAAAACTAAAGTAATGAAATGAAGCTAAAGGCTTTTAAATGAAGCTAAGGCAGATTCTTGGATAAGACTTTTCTATGTCTTTCTAAGACTTTATCCTTAAGTTATTGTCAAGTGATTTACATGTAACCACCTAGAataatgactacttagtcattgtCTAGGCTTTGTGGCTCCTTGCCACGTGGGGGAGGGGGTTAATTATTAataatttatccacttattagttaactgggtaatattctttaatccggtaattaatcaattacccgcataatttaaaaattactacaacttacttaaaattctatttatttttaaaatactgcatatatactttatatattatactaccatggtcatatggtaccttgcatggtactagtttataattatcgggtattatcgttcGACCTATATTTTATTCCAATTTGGCCACTTTCAGCGAAACTCGTTTTCATTAATccatgtacccctttatccttcataacacttgtttatcgcttgttataaatagtgtaaGTATGTTAACGTCAATATGATcccatccccgagtctatgtcggttagctaaaaacgaaattttaacgaaCGAAAACGTGAGATGTAACATTGGAAGTATTGACAACCTTCTTAGATTTAACAGATGACTTTACATGTTTCCCTCTGACACAAGCATCACATACTTTCTTTGATGTGAACTCAACTTTTGGTAGTCCAAGGACCATGTCATTTTCTGCCAACTTGCTGAGTTGAGATAGGCTAGCATGTCCCGGTCTTCTATGCCATAATAGTGTATCATCTTCCACTACACTTAAACATGTATGCTCACTCTGAGGAAGAGACATAATAGATATCTTGTAGACATTGTTATGTCTCTTTCCTTCCAAAATAATTTCATCAGTAACCAGCTTAGTGACAGTGGCGATTTTTGAATTAAACTTTATCTGATTGCCTTTATCACACATTTGAGAAATACTGATAAGATTATATTTAGGACCAACTACATAGTACATCTCTATTATAGCATGAAAGAGTGACTTACCAACCTTACCAATACCTGTTATTTGtctctttttcccatttttaaatGACGCACTCCCTCATTGGAAGGCCATCAGTGAGATAAAGTTTTTCTTTTTACCAGTCATATGTCTTAAGCATCCACTATCTTGATACTAGTCTTGATTGTTTCCTCTCACTTTAGCCTGCATCAAAAATCACAAGTTAGTCTTGGGAATCCAAACAAGCTTGGGTCCCTTTTTGTTGGAAAAGGATTAATCAAATCTCTCCTTGCCCAGAAGGGAAGAGTGTTAACTTTTATTTTCTTGTTGACTTTAATCCACTTAGTTTGGACAAAGGAGTTTAATGTGGGTTCTTCATCTTTTTCCACATGTTTAAAAAGCCCAAAGGTGTTCTTAAATAGAGCATGAATTAAAGTAGGGCAAGTATCTCTTAAGTGTCCTACCTTCTCACAGTGAGTGCACATCTTATtatcagaaatttttacatacTTGGGATCAAACCTAGGTACAGGTTTTCTATAGCCAAATACTGATTTGTTAGTGCTAAAATTTTCATTTAGACAATTTAGTGCATCTGAGGATCTATGCCACTTTCTTAGTCTAGATAGTTCATACTTTGTCTTTTCAAGATTTTCTTGCAATACCTTATTCATGTAGTCAACATCACAAAGGCAATCTTTATGCTCTTTTAACTCCTTTTCAAGATTGCCTTGCAGATCACTCATTATTTCCTTGCCATGTGCATTAGGTTTCTGCTCATTTTTAGAAGTGAGCTCAAGAACCTTGTTCTTAAGATCTTTGACATGTTCTTCAAGATCAGCTTTGTCAAATTCATGTTTTTTGAGGTCAAGTTCAAGATCAACTTATTAACTGATCATTTTCTGCACTCAACATGTCCATCTAACTCATCATGGTCACTATTATGGCCATTAGTTGTTTTTACACAAAGCATGGATATTTTCTTTCAAGTTAGAAATACTTACCTAGTTTGTTTCATCTTCAGCCTCTGAGTCGCTCATGGACATCATCCCTATCAGTTCATCTTCTGTTTGCCTTGTTTCAATTGCCATTAGAGCAACTTCAatattttcattttcaaaatcagTCTCTAATGTTCTCCATATATCATGAGCAGAGATGCAAAAGGACACCTTGTAGAGAACATCCTTGATAAACTTCCATAAAGCAGATCCTTTGTCTTAGCATTTTTCTGGATCATCTTACGATCTTCAGCATCATAATCCTCCTCTCTCTTGAGGCTTTTATTTCCTTCACTATCCACTTTGGTAGGGGTAATTGGTCCATGATTTACAATTATCCATAGGTCAAAGTTAGTGGCATGAAGGAACATTTTCATACGCATCTTCCATTCATCATAGTGGTGTCCATCAAATGGGGAATGTCTTCTAATGTGCATTCCTAGTTGTACCAGGGGATCGGTCTCCACTTCCTGGTGCGTATCTATCATAGCGTAAGGACTTATAGCCTCATCCTCTTTCTCTTCATCTTTATCACTTCCATTGTCCTCATATGCTGCTAGAAAACCTTGTTTCATTGCTTCAGTGAATACTTTGCCTAGGATTTTGCCTTTGTTTAGGCccttctctttcatttttttccttttctctttttcagcTCTTTCATTCTTGCATTCAATTTTCCACATTGGGAAGTCTTTGACCATATGATGTAGCTTGTTGCACTTGTAGCACCCATCGTATGAAGCTTTGTCAATCTGCTTAGGTTTTCCACCATATTTTCTCTTAGATGCATTTTTGGAATTCTTCATGAACCTCTTGCACTTAGCAAACATTGCTAGGTCGAGTTCATCATTGTCAGACACATCTTCTTTGTATGTCTTAAGAACCAAGGCCTTATCCCTCTTTTGTTCCTCCTTGCGCAGTTCCAGCTTTCTCATCTCATGAGTCTTTAAGTTTCCAATCAGCTCATCTAGTGAAATCTTAtccaattcctttgcttcctttATGGATGTGGCTTTTGATTCCCATGAAGCTGTGAGAATACTTATAACCTTGCTAACCAATTCTTCATAAGTGAATACCTTTCCAAGTGATTTCGGTTCATTTGTTATTATTGTAAACCTAGTCATCATCTCCTGGATGGGTTCAGACTCCTTCATGTAGAAGACCTCAAAGTTCCTCATAAGCAGTTCAATCCTCGGTTGCTTCACTTGGTTTGTTCCTTCATGAGAAGTTTGAAGTGCATCCTAGATCTCCTTTGCATTATAGCATGCAGATATCCAGTTATACTCATTAGGACTAAGTCCAAGATTAGGATTTTCTTGGAATttgcattcttctccatcattctGAAATCTATTGCCACAAATTCATATGGGTCTTTGGGAACAGTTTCATTTCCCCATTTTGTTTGGTGGGAGTTAGTGGTCCTCGATTTACTATTTTCCATAGTTCATAGTCTTTTGCCGTCAGAAAATCCTCCATTCTTGCCTTCCACCAACTGCATTATTTTTTGTTGAATACAGGTGGTCTAGTAGTTGACTATCCTTTGTTAATCCCAGGTGGGGCACTCATTTTACTTCCAAGATCTCTCTAGGTGTTAACCACGTGTGagagaacctgctctgataccaattgttaattTGAGTGCCTTCCTAAATTACTAAAGAACTTGGTTCTTTACCTTACTCCTTACACGTAAACAAAATAAACagtaaaaataaatacaacaatttttatgtgaaaaatcacCCGGCTCAAAGGTGCATAAACCACGACCTACCATGTAGGATTTTAACTTCAACTTCACTAAAACAAATAAGCCAAATCTATCGAATATAAGACCTGTAAATCAATACGCACCAGTTCTCCTACTTAAACTACTTGACTTACAAGTTACTCTagcttgaaaattcaaacaaTTACTTTAACTTACAAATTATGTTTGACACATTGATTACAACTCGATTTCCTAATACACATTCACTAACTGACTCAAGAAGAGCACTAAGACTAGTAGTAGACTTGAGTGTTGAAAATGAAGTTCCACGGTTGACGTGCCAAAGGATGATTTCTTCAGTCCAAAAGTATAATATTTATGTTTTCTGGGCTCACAGATCTTTTAGGAGTCCTACGCATTGTCAACTTTTCATTTGATAGGACTCATACAGTTTCAAGGACTCCACAAATCTTGTGACTCTTGTCTATCACTTATACAAGCATATCTTCTTGGACAATGGCCTTTATCATGTTAATAGCTTTCTTCCAACAAATTCGGACTCGAGTAACTTTGTGAAAAAGTTACTGCCTTTGTAAGAACCTTCAATAGTGACCTTAAGGACCTAGTTCTTAGAGTACTTCATTAGCTACCTTGAGGACCTGGTTCTTAGCGCACACTCTCTGGAAAAACTTTGTTAATCATTAAAACCCCAATACTCAACAAGAACAATCTTGAACTACTAGTTTAGGGGGACGACACATGGATTTCATGATGCAGAGTCTTTTGATATGTGTACTAGAGATGGTGTTGAGCAACAACTTTGAAACTGTTTTAAGTTGGTGGACATGTATGAGCGGAAGCCTCGAGAGTATATTCATCAAGACTTCACAAGGCAGAGCCATGATATTGTAGCTTAGTTCCATAGTAGTACTGGCCATTCCTCCACTGCCCTATGATCTAGAAAGGAAattgagtgagagagagagagagattaaaTTGATGGTCTTATAGCTACTTTGTAATGAAGAACAAGATAATAAGTTTTTCTTAATAATTAAGCGAGTCATCCTTGGATGCTTTATTGAGAAGACAGGGAGAATGAACATAGAATAATACTAGCAGTGAATAATATATGTTTTAAGGGTCTAACTGTCTATATCAGTGACTTGTCAGCATTGCAACTCCTGCTTAGCTCAATTTTGCAACATGTCCATGAAGTGAaacaacaagtcatcattggtcaggttggggatttgaagcataaggATAGTGAACTACTTGACATAATTACGTATGCTCCCTGTTTGCTTCAATTCCCTAAGTTTGCGCCTTGCCTCGtacaagacattgtttggaaagaactgtcgCTTGAACTCAACTTTGAACTGATCCCATGTGCTAATAGTACATAGACCTTTATCTACGTCGAccatcttccttctccaccatagCATGGCAGTCTCTAAGAGGTACAATATCGCAGTGTTGATCTTGGCCTCATCGTCCCTCACTTTGTCGTGCTgctatggatatctttgacatcatactagggcaagagttctttagacattgtcatactttGATCGACCCCTACCTCCAACGTCTCTTGGTTATGGAGCGGTAAGTAGCTTGCATGGTACCTACAATGACTATGCCACACGGACAGAGCCAAGCACAACTCTCAGCTATGCAGGTTGTCATGGGATCAAGAAGGGGGAGCCGACGTTCGTGGCAACCATCACAAGTTTGGAGGAAAACAAGAGTTTTTAAGAGACACTACCGCCTTGCATATAGAAGTTGCTTGAGGAAAACTAAGATGTCATGCCCGAGGAGTTGCCTAAGCACCTGCTGCCTAGGCGAGAGAtggatcacaagattgagttggagcgaggggctaagccacccgcatttaccccatatcgtatggcacctccAGAGCTAGAGGAGCTCAGGAAACAATTGAAAGAGATGCTAGATGCTGGTCATATTCGCCCATCAAAGGCACCTTTTGGAACACCAGTATTGttccagaagaagaaggatggatcgttgTGTTTGTGCATAGACTACTGAGCACTTAATAAGGTCACcgtgaagaataagtacccgatCCCGCTCATTGCTATCTTGTTCGATAGACTTgggcaa
The Nicotiana sylvestris chromosome 11, ASM39365v2, whole genome shotgun sequence DNA segment above includes these coding regions:
- the LOC138880928 gene encoding uncharacterized protein — translated: MRNFEVFYMKESEPIQEMMTRFTIITNEPKSLGKVFTYEELVSKVISILTASWESKATSIKEAKELDKISLDELIGNLKTHEMRKLELRKEEQKRDKALVLKTYKEDVSDNDELDLAMFAKCKRFMKNSKNASKRKYGGKPKQIDKASYDGCYKCNKLHHMVKDFPMWKIECKNERAEKEKRKKMKEKGLNKGKILGKVFTEAMKQGFLAAYEDNGSDKDEEKEDEAISPYAMIDTHQEVETDPLVQLGMHIRRHSPFDGHHYDEWKMRMKMFLHATNFDLWIIVNHGPITPTKVDSEGNKSLKREEDYDAEDRKMIQKNAKTKDLLYGTDLEEHVKDLKNKVLELTSKNEQKPNAHGKEIMSDLQGNLEKELKEHKDCLCDVDYMNKVLQENLEKTKYELSRLRKWHRSSDALNCLNENFSTNKSVFGYRKPVPRFDPKYVKISDNKMCTHCEKAKVRGNNQD